One bacterium DNA segment encodes these proteins:
- a CDS encoding N-acetyltransferase, translating into MSQAIATTAQIGEGCELGQFVVIEDNVQIGNRCRIGHHVVIHRGTILGDDVRIDAGTVIGKQPLRSKRSIFKDEKELPAARLGDGCMVGALVVIYTGCEIGAAVLVADGAAVRENVTVGEYTIIGRNATVENFCRIGKKCKLETNCYITAYSEVGDYCFIAPGVHTTNDNYLGRTKERFDHFKGVTVKKGGRIGGGAVILPGKVIGEDAVVAAGSVVTRDVPDRVIVVGSPAYPLRPVPPEQLLENQGWE; encoded by the coding sequence ATGTCGCAAGCCATTGCAACCACCGCTCAGATCGGCGAAGGGTGTGAACTGGGTCAGTTTGTGGTCATTGAAGACAATGTGCAGATCGGCAATCGGTGCCGGATCGGCCACCATGTGGTGATCCACCGCGGAACCATCCTCGGCGACGATGTGCGCATCGACGCGGGCACGGTGATCGGCAAGCAGCCCCTGCGCAGCAAACGGAGCATCTTTAAGGATGAAAAGGAGCTGCCCGCGGCCCGTCTCGGCGACGGCTGCATGGTGGGCGCCCTGGTGGTGATCTACACCGGGTGTGAAATCGGCGCCGCTGTGCTGGTGGCGGACGGTGCGGCCGTGCGCGAGAATGTAACCGTCGGAGAGTACACCATCATCGGCCGAAACGCCACGGTGGAGAATTTTTGCCGCATCGGCAAGAAATGCAAACTGGAGACCAACTGCTATATCACCGCCTACTCGGAAGTCGGCGACTATTGCTTCATCGCCCCGGGCGTCCATACCACCAACGATAATTATCTCGGCCGCACTAAGGAGCGCTTTGATCACTTTAAAGGGGTGACGGTAAAAAAAGGCGGCCGCATCGGCGGTGGCGCTGTCATTTTGCCGGGCAAAGTGATCGGCGAAGATGCGGTAGTGGCGGCCGGCAGCGTGGTCACCAGGGATGTGCCGGATCGCGTCATCGTCGTCGGCAGCCCG